AACCCACCTTAATCCACATTTTTCAGATCCCGCCTGGGTTGCTTCGAGAATCTCTTCCAAGTCAAATCCCTGCCCATTTGGTCGGGAAATAAATGGGAACGATTTTGTCAAATTAACTGTCTCGACACTTGATTCAATTACTAACTAAATAGAATTTCAattcgaatatatatatatataacactCACTATGTTATTTATGTGCCAAATACTTTGATTTGACAACTATAGAAGGAGTAAAAAAAAGGAGCCGGATATCCTAAAACAAACAGTTATATGAATATGTGTAATATTTCTCAAGAtgtttacttattttttattttcgacTATAATTTACTTGATGATAGCTAGACTACCTATTAATAAGCGCTTTGTAAGTCaatatttaatggcatttaattgatttaaagtaaaatatatatttcatttttaagtcaataataacaataataataggACTCacatatttagtttttttttttagatattttattCTTGGCATATAATTTTTagacaatatatatatacattgaTTATTGAAGtcgttttatttgctttggggttttattttttgttaattgattgttataaaagtatttaaaaaaaaactaatcaaaaagaaaatctttaaaataaatgacTTATTAAAAGTgaccaaataaataatattcattaactttttcaaatttaaccGCCTTTCAGCGTTGCCAGATTGGGTTGCATGCGGgatttgattatttttattcACAACTCCTGGGTAGAGTGTCATTTGTGCTGCTCCAGCAGCTGGTCACACTGCACAGTCGCGCAGTTTGGTTTCTTTGGTGCGAGGAGTCGGTTGgtgttgttaattttttttttttagttcgCTCCGCTGTTTTGCAGGTGCTACGCGCTTTATGGCCCGCTCTTAATCTTATCGCAAATCAAACCGCGGCCAATGAGCAGCGTAATTGCACTTTTCGGCTAACGGTAACGGCATTTCCGCACTCCGAATTCGAATTCAAACAAATCGCATCGCATTGCATCGAAAAGCCAAACAACAAGAAGTGGCCGCAAAAATGCCCGTGAAAACAGTGAATCGCCAGCAGAGCCAAACGCCCGCCCAACAACTgcaattgcagcagcagcgggacGTCGAGAATGGGCTATATCCCACGATTCCGGCCGAGCGACGATCGCCCCCTTCGCGTCCACAAACGCTGCGACAGGACACCATCGATATGGAGGAAATACCGCTCAATCAGACGAACAGCCAAGAGCCCGAGGATCGGCGCAAAATGCACGAGATATTTGACAAGGTACGTAGAACATATAATACTTGCAAATCCACAGTTTTCCCAGCACAAGTAGGAGCTCATCCCAAGTCTTAGATATTTTATGTTTGTAGAGCCAGCTAACCAAGTAGTAGCCATGGTAACTAGAACTATTAAGGAATTACTGTTTACTTAGCACTATATTCTTAAACTAAATCTGATAGAATTCCGGAAATGTAGGATTAAGGTGAGGGAATAATTAATTTCTAGTAGTTTTCAAGTCATTTTGGAGAGCACATAGTGGTTAACCCATTAGAACCAGCTACCATTAATTATTCCAGTTAAAACTGGCTGGTAAGAAACAGAGGGTTAATGCTGAGATCTTGTGAAATTGCACCATATTAATGCATGGGAAATTGGCGAAAAACAGAAGAACAACTGTAATTAAAACACTCAGCCGGCACTTCGCGgcagtcacacacacacacagccataCGTGCGTGTGAATGGAGTTGCTTGTGCTTGTGGGGTGGGCTGCCCTGTTGCCGTCTTCTTCTCACCCTCGGTGAAAGTTGAGTTCGATGAATCATCTGAGCATCGATCTGCTATGTCGGCGCTCTTCTCTCTTCGCACTCCACCAAAAAAAACCCCACCTTTAACCCTTCAATGGGCCGGCGGGCGAAAAGCGACACAATCAGATGCTTTTGTTTGCAAACATGCCAACAGTGGAACAAACTTAAGGTCAAGCGGTTGGGTGTAAAAATCAAACCCTGTATCTTGCGGTGATTAATAAATACGTGAGATTTTAGTGAGTTAAGAATTCGATTATATTGCCTAGAAAATCAACTGCTATATGTATTTATACCACACAATCATAATTCAACTTTTCGGTGTATTTAACCCATCACCGTGTGTCTGTCACTCAACTTTGCACCTTCGCAGAATTTCGTATCACATTTTATGAGCTATTTTCCGCTGCAGTTTGTTTTCTTAACATTGAAAAATCGTGTGtggtgcaaaaaaaaaaaaataggggCACTACTGCTGGGGACTGAGTTTTCTTATCGTGACAGAGGGTTGGGGGAAAACagcaagaaaaaaagaagaaaaaaccgGTTATAAATTATTGTTTGTTCGCTTTGAGTTctgtctttgttgttgctttattCTTTGGTGGCGTTAGTCACTTAACCCCCAACTGGCCCACCGTCCCCCGTTgacacccaccgcccacctgTTTGCCCGAGTGTTACCATTATCAATTTAGCAATTTGTGGATTTCAGCTTTTCGATTTCTGCCACTGCGAGTGCCTCGACGTACACATACTCCTCCTTGATTCACCATTTGTTTATAGCCATATAGAGTGTTAAGCGTTCATATCGCGTTCAATGGCCCCCGGCAACAGGGGGATTCTATCTACGAATCCATCAGTTGAGGCCGCTTCGATTCCAGTTTAGTTAGCACTCTCTCCTGGTAGATTTGGTCAgatatgcacatacatatgtaggtATTCTGACCATACGATTAGCATACAAGATGAGCTGCCCATCCAATCCAAGCCCATTCGATGCCGCTGGAAATCGGCATTCCAGACACATTCCTACTCTCTCGGCTGGCAATCTTATCTGAATTCCCTCGCTCCAAACATTCAAGTGGCCAAAATACTCTGTTTGGGTTTCCCGAGCGTTGATTCAATAATCTAGCCATGATATTACAACCAAAATAAAGTACACACCAAATAATAGCAAGCATATAgagcatattttgtcaaaaaaaaaaaaataaataaataaaaacaccaATTATCCTTTCAACCAACATTATTCATTGCAAAGTTCAACTTGAACTCGAAGGGGACTGTAtcattttgatatttttgaaatatcaTGTTTGATATGTCAGAGATAACAGTCTTTCTGATATGGGAAAATACCTGATAGATGACCATtttcgttgatattattttcaTTGAGCTGTGCCAAAGAGTAAATCTTAAGTTGTCTGTTGGCTAATATAGGAAAGTTTTGGAACTTCAGGTGTTCGAATGCTTTTACAATTAACTATTTCCGAAAACCATATTTTCAACAAACTGACCAAGTGGCTTTTGTGTGTTCCGAATCATAAAGCCAGCAAATGCAATGACCAACAACACTTGACGACTATGACTAAGTCCCAATCCCCGCGAGACTCCATAACCACTGGCAGCTTATCGCCTGGTTATCCAACTTTTTGGTTGTTTTTTCCCCTGTTCTGTTCTTTTTTAAAAACACCTAAAGGTGTAATATATTAGTTTACGACTGGAAAGGAGGCTACATATGTACACGTACATGTGCACCTATCTAATTACCTATAGTATATGCCATTGTGAATCTAACTTTTAAGTGCGAGCATTGACTTTTCGCTTGTTTTTCTTTGTTATCCCAGTTTGCAGTTATTTACTTAACTATAACTGAAATGTGATGAACGTATCCATAGAGTGAGCTGATGATGTGCCATTGTTTGTATTCCGATTAAGTTCTGGAAACCCATTTGTTTAGACTAGAGTTTTGTGAATATTTCCCAGTACCAGATACCTTTGAATTACATTTATAAATAGACCTATAATGGTGACAAATTCGAAAAAGGCAGACGgctaaataataaaaaataaaccatACTTAAAACGGTTAGTGCAGAGCTTATCTATGACAAATGTTTTTTATGATCGAGAACCGGGAACAAAAATCGGTAAGACAGTAACATCCAATTGAGAATTTCGAACTTCTGAAAGGAATAGATCCTTTTGTAGTTATCAGTGGGTATTGACCTTTCGCAAAAACCATCAGTTGCGTTTAGTTAACTATAACTTTGTAGGCCTTTGTGCAACTTCAAGTGACATTGTTTCGATTTGTTTTCGATTAGCCCCGTTTTGGATTTCTAGTTTCTCGTCTCGATCTGTGGCATTCATTCCTGCCCATTTATGGCCACTTTTTGGCCCGACAGCATTCGCGGCTGTgttgcaagtgctgctgctggtgaagcaatcaaaaaggggaaaaatcACTCAACAAACATATTAATATGTGGGGACTTGTTTATTTGTGAACTCATGCCGCTACGCTATGATTTGGAATAGTTCTTCGGGTGGATGGGATTCATTCAGAGTCCAAGGGAAGGTCAAAGAACGTGGAATTTTGGCTCTTGGGAGCGAGGCAACTGGTggcctgctgctcctcctcttccACATCCACAGCATCGTGCCAAGCCTGAGAATCCGGCAACTCCTGCTCCTTCTGATCCGTCAGCTGGAGCAGACGCATCTGCAATCGCTCTTGCTCTTGCAGCTGAACGACTGGACGCCTTGGAGCAGCCACTTCGCGGATCAGCGATGGCATGGCGGTCGGCCAGTTCGGCGGCAGAGTTAAGCCAGTTGTCCTGCCCTGCCGCTCCAGGCGCTGCAACTGGCGGCGCTCCATGGCCACCAGTTCCCGCTTGGCCCGAGCCCGCACCTGGTCGTCGCTGGTCGTGGTGCAGAGACTCAGGACCGCAAAGATGCCGGCCATGCCCAGGTAGAGAACCAGTACGGTCATAATGCCGGATGATTCCTGCATCGGCTCTTCCTCCGCCTCGACGTCGCATATGGGCGTCGGTGTCCAGCCAAGCCAAGAGGTCACGTGGCGGGTCATCTCCATCAGTTGCGACATCGTTCTCGGTTGAATCTTGAGGCGAAGATACAAATAAACTGATAAGTATAGtttatactaaataattatatCATTAACCGATGTCACTAGAGTATAGAGTAGATGGCAAATGGTAGTTTCTTTACTTCCTTCTAGAGATGAGTCAGTAGTCTAGTTCTAAGAGGTAGGAGGGATGCTGATATGTACCCAATTGTAATCGGTGTTTCCAAGATGTTGTTTTTTTCTGGATTCGGTGCGGGTCTGTCCGACCACCCGGAATTTCAGCTGGGAACTGAGAGTTTGAATCCCTAATATTTTCAAGCCCCCATGACGCTTTAGTATATGGCCTACTGAGTAGTAAATGTTGACTTACCAAGTTCATAGGTGTGAGCTTAACCACGATGACTAACCAACCAACTATATATGCCTCTCACACAGCACGACTCTGACAGAGATGGGCTGATCAACACGCACGAGCTGAAGGAACTGATCTCGGATGGCTATTGCCGGGACATTCCCGCCTACATCGCCGACCAGATCCTGAAGCGCAGCGACCAGGACAACGACGGCCACCTGGACTTCGAGGAGTTCTATGCGATGTCCCTGCGCCACAAGTGGATGGTGCGCAACATGCTGACCCGCTACTGTCGCTACGTTGTGCCGCCACCGAAGCCCTTGGAGGGCGATGAGCCCGACGGTGCCTATGAGAAGCAAATGTCCATCTGCCCGCCGCCGCTCACCATGGTGCTCTTCTCGATCATCGAGATCATCATGTTCCTCGTGGACGTCATACATTTCCAGTGAGTAGTGATGGTACAATTGGTTGCATATGATAATACCTATTAACTATTAATGTGCTATGTTCAGGGACGATCCCAACTACCAGGATCGCATAGGCGAGAGCACAAGTGGACCGGCGGCCACCTTGTTCATCTACAATCCGTACAAGCGCTATGAGGGATGGCGCTTTGTTAGCTACATGTTCGTCCACGTGGGCATCATGCATCTGATGATGAACCTGATTATCCAGATCTTTCTGGGAATCGCCCTGGAGCTGGTGCATCACTGGTGGCGCGTGGGTCTGGTCTACTTGGCTGGCGTGCTAGCCGGTTCCATGGGCACCTCGCTCACCAGTCCTCGCATCTTTCTGGCGGGCGCATCGGGTGGAGTATACGCACTGATCACAGCGCACATTGCCACGATAATAATGGTAAGTCGTTGATATTTTTGATACTATTTGATATTCCATCATTACCTTCTGGTTGCCAAATAGAACTACTCGGAGATGGAGTACGCCATTGTCCAGCTGCTGGCCTTCCTGGTCTTCTGCTTCACCGACTTGGGTACCTCGGTGTACCGCCACTTGACCGACCAGCACGATCAGATTGGCTATGTGGCGCATTTGTCCGGTGCCGTGGCCGGTTTGCTGGTGGGGATCGGTGTGCTGCGCAATTTGGAGGTGCGGCGCTGGGAGCGCATCCTCTGGTGGGTCGCCGTCATCGTTTACTTTGCCCTCATGACCACTGGCATCATCATACACGTGTTTGTTCCCGACTACTTCCCAAAACAGGAGTACAACTAGCCCTACCCATAGCTCTAGCTCTAGCCCTAGCCCTAGCCCTAGACCATGTCCAAAGTGCACTTCGATATTGAGCCGAGGTTGCAGTACGCACAGTACTAACTATAGGATTCCCGACCATGTGCCTATGCCAGCTGcaaacataatttattttcttaCACCTTGCCATGTCAGCTTCATCCCAATCCGAACGTGGTGCACGCATGTCGTAcgtatttttatatatttatatacatacatatatgtattctCGATCCACATGACGCGACGCAACGAAATGTCAACGGAGAAcaaaactcagctgcatttgTATTATACATTTCGTcgacatttttttttcaagaATAACAAGAGATATCTTTAAACAAAGTGTTCTGTATATTTTTGGAGATTTATTATTAAGAtcttatatttaaatgcaataaaaacaatgtcTTTGTACGAAGATGATGGGTTGTTTTGCGTatgaattatattttttaattgtgtCATTCATGTTCAATTGTAATGAGTACAACTTCGCAGGGCCAGCAGGACCAACAGAACTTACACGCAATCTTACATAAGTACTATAATTTTATAGTGAAATTTATAGTTCACTTCCCAAAACAATGATTTAAGTCGATTTAGTACGCCCCAGCAATTAAcccatttatttattgtgtttacatgtttttgttttatgttcaTTACAAGCTGATTATATCGTCCACAGCTTGTGACAAAGAAACGTATGGAATGTCGTTCAAGAAAATGGTTGAGAGTGTGTTTAAATGTGGTGTGGTGTTTGGGAGTGATGCTTCTCGAAAAGACTCAGTCTTGGCATTCTCTGCTACTGGGAGGGCTTAAATATGAGCTAACTTATGGCATCTAGGAATTGTTTGTCGGCTTTGGAGGCTTGAGGAAGGTAACCATGGTGCTGTTGAACATGTGCACCTTGACAAACGTAACAAAAGTTGTTGGTGCCACATCGCGCAGAATCATCAGCAGGCGCTTGGCGGGCAGAAAGGTCACGCATTCGGTGTGATCAGTTTCGGTGCAATAGTCGTCGGGAGCACAATAATTTAGGTCATCGTCATCCGGAACTCCCGGTACAGGGCGCTGCACGGGGATCACATCCTTCTTACTTCCCTTGTACAGCTCTCCCGTTGCACTTAACAGCTGGGTAACCAATCCCAGGCGGAACACGCGAAGCTGTAAGGCATTTTCGCAAACGGCACGCATCACGGAATAGATCACGTTGGCCGAATTTTGAATACACTTTGGGACCAGCAGCAGGTCCGTAACAGAGGTGCACATTCCAATCAACGAGGTTAGAAGGTCATCCACCTCGACGTTCACCAGCTCCAGTTGGTTTACCGTACCACCACTGGCTACACCACACATAATGTGGTACAGCGGAAAAGTGGTATTGA
The Drosophila mauritiana strain mau12 chromosome X, ASM438214v1, whole genome shotgun sequence DNA segment above includes these coding regions:
- the LOC117146582 gene encoding protein rhomboid → MPVKTVNRQQSQTPAQQLQLQQQRDVENGLYPTIPAERRSPPSRPQTLRQDTIDMEEIPLNQTNSQEPEDRRKMHEIFDKHDSDRDGLINTHELKELISDGYCRDIPAYIADQILKRSDQDNDGHLDFEEFYAMSLRHKWMVRNMLTRYCRYVVPPPKPLEGDEPDGAYEKQMSICPPPLTMVLFSIIEIIMFLVDVIHFQDDPNYQDRIGESTSGPAATLFIYNPYKRYEGWRFVSYMFVHVGIMHLMMNLIIQIFLGIALELVHHWWRVGLVYLAGVLAGSMGTSLTSPRIFLAGASGGVYALITAHIATIIMNYSEMEYAIVQLLAFLVFCFTDLGTSVYRHLTDQHDQIGYVAHLSGAVAGLLVGIGVLRNLEVRRWERILWWVAVIVYFALMTTGIIIHVFVPDYFPKQEYN
- the LOC117146584 gene encoding uncharacterized protein LOC117146584, giving the protein MSQLMEMTRHVTSWLGWTPTPICDVEAEEEPMQESSGIMTVLVLYLGMAGIFAVLSLCTTTSDDQVRARAKRELVAMERRQLQRLERQGRTTGLTLPPNWPTAMPSLIREVAAPRRPVVQLQEQERLQMRLLQLTDQKEQELPDSQAWHDAVDVEEEEQQATSCLAPKSQNSTFFDLPLDSE